A stretch of Camelina sativa cultivar DH55 chromosome 18, Cs, whole genome shotgun sequence DNA encodes these proteins:
- the LOC109130619 gene encoding protein SKIP34, with translation MCYGYNQSFSSRNSLRRRSYDGEEEDSVVDDLRDRLAETEARLRRARAREAELSRRLEHMKRFVSVMEIIETFLERRYQEQKDRIVRLFSPVSTK, from the coding sequence ATGTGTTACGGTTACAATCAATCGTTTTCGTCGCGTAACAGTCTCCGTCGCCGATCGTACGacggggaagaagaagattcagtgGTTGACGATCTTCGAGACCGGCTCGCGGAAACCGAGGCGCGGCTGAGACGAGCAAGGGCGAGAGAAGCTGAGCTAAGCCGTAGGTTGGAGCATATGAAGAGATTCGTTTCCGTCATGGAGATCATTGAGACTTTCTTGGAACGGCGATATCAAGAACAGAAAGATCGAATCGTTCGCCTTTTCTCTCCTGTATCcacgaaataa